One Etheostoma spectabile isolate EspeVRDwgs_2016 chromosome 12, UIUC_Espe_1.0, whole genome shotgun sequence genomic window carries:
- the lhx8a gene encoding LIM/homeobox protein Lhx8 isoform X1, which produces MKGTPRPIWPSLCLDSGLADIMSGEERQPTEAVFTHLEQGDIFVDTGSSGPDDLFEEDCFTPSSLSPSSSVSLQGKPLCTSCGLEIVDRYLLKVNDFCWHVRCLSCSICNASLGRHVSCYIKDRQVYCKLDYFRKYGTRCARCGRNIHSTDWVRRARGSTFHLACFSCTSCKRQLSTGEECGLLENRVFCRQHYDIMLENIKHVKENEQPNVEEEVVEKEESSTMPRPAKRARTSFTVDQLQVMQTQFAKDNNPDAQTLQKLAERTGLSRRVIQVWFQNCRARQKKYISPNSTLMTSFAPGQLTPPLMEDLQYTTYMSPDAPLYNTLTYMDVQTPDPLLLQPLISHSLTQLPVSRA; this is translated from the exons ATGAAGGGGACACCTAGGCCTATTTGGCCGTCGTTGTGTCTTGACTCTGGACTCGCTGACATCATGTCTGGTGAAGAAAGGCAACCGACGGAGGCTGTTTTCACTCATCTAGAACAAGGAGATATTTTTGTCGACACA GGTTCGTCTGGACCTGATGATCTTTTCGAGGAGGACTGCTTCACTCCGTCCTCTCTCTCCCCGTCGTCCTCCGTTTCTCTGCAGGGGAAACCCCTGTGCACCTCCTGCGGCCTGGAGATAGTGGACCGATACCTCCTTAAG GTGAATGACTTTTGTTGGCACGTGCGCTGCCTCTCATGCAGTATATGTAACGCATCACTGGGGCGACACGTGAGCTGCTACATCAAGGATAGACAAGTGTACTGCAAACTTGACTACTTCAG AAAATATGGGACCCGTTGCGCTCGTTGTGGTCGTAACATCCATTCCACTGACTGGGTGCGCCGGGCACGAGGCAGCACCTTCCACCTGGCCTGTTTCTCCTGCACCTCTTGTAAGCGCCAGCTGTCCACTGGGGAGGAATGTGGACTACTAGAGAACAGGGTCTTCTGCAGGCAACACTATGACATTATGTTGGAGAATATCAAACATGTTAAGGAAAATG AGCAACCAAATGTAGAGGAAGAGGTGGTAGAGAAAGAAGAGTCCAGCACCATGCCAAGACCTGCTAAGAGGGCCAGGACCAGCTTCACTGTTGACCAGTTACAG GTAATGCAAACTCAGTTTGCTAAAGATAACAACCCAGATGCCCAGACTCTCCAGAAACTGGCAGAGAGGACCGGACTGAGCCGTAGAGTTATTCAG GTATGGTTTCAGAACTGTCGAGCTCGTCAAAAGAAATACATCAGCCCAAATTCTACCTTGATGACATCATTTGCTCCTGGTCAGCTGACACCACCATTAATGGAGGATCTCCAATACACAACCTATATGTCCCCAGATGCACCCCTCTACAATACACTGACTTATATGGATG TCCAAACTCCAGACCCCCTATTACTTCAGCCACTTATATCCCATTCGCTGACACAACTGCCAGTGAGCCGTGCCTGA
- the lhx8a gene encoding LIM/homeobox protein Lhx8 isoform X2 produces MFNCVSGSVGSSGPDDLFEEDCFTPSSLSPSSSVSLQGKPLCTSCGLEIVDRYLLKVNDFCWHVRCLSCSICNASLGRHVSCYIKDRQVYCKLDYFRKYGTRCARCGRNIHSTDWVRRARGSTFHLACFSCTSCKRQLSTGEECGLLENRVFCRQHYDIMLENIKHVKENEQPNVEEEVVEKEESSTMPRPAKRARTSFTVDQLQVMQTQFAKDNNPDAQTLQKLAERTGLSRRVIQVWFQNCRARQKKYISPNSTLMTSFAPGQLTPPLMEDLQYTTYMSPDAPLYNTLTYMDVQTPDPLLLQPLISHSLTQLPVSRA; encoded by the exons ATGTTTAACTGTGTCTCCGGCAGCGTG GGTTCGTCTGGACCTGATGATCTTTTCGAGGAGGACTGCTTCACTCCGTCCTCTCTCTCCCCGTCGTCCTCCGTTTCTCTGCAGGGGAAACCCCTGTGCACCTCCTGCGGCCTGGAGATAGTGGACCGATACCTCCTTAAG GTGAATGACTTTTGTTGGCACGTGCGCTGCCTCTCATGCAGTATATGTAACGCATCACTGGGGCGACACGTGAGCTGCTACATCAAGGATAGACAAGTGTACTGCAAACTTGACTACTTCAG AAAATATGGGACCCGTTGCGCTCGTTGTGGTCGTAACATCCATTCCACTGACTGGGTGCGCCGGGCACGAGGCAGCACCTTCCACCTGGCCTGTTTCTCCTGCACCTCTTGTAAGCGCCAGCTGTCCACTGGGGAGGAATGTGGACTACTAGAGAACAGGGTCTTCTGCAGGCAACACTATGACATTATGTTGGAGAATATCAAACATGTTAAGGAAAATG AGCAACCAAATGTAGAGGAAGAGGTGGTAGAGAAAGAAGAGTCCAGCACCATGCCAAGACCTGCTAAGAGGGCCAGGACCAGCTTCACTGTTGACCAGTTACAG GTAATGCAAACTCAGTTTGCTAAAGATAACAACCCAGATGCCCAGACTCTCCAGAAACTGGCAGAGAGGACCGGACTGAGCCGTAGAGTTATTCAG GTATGGTTTCAGAACTGTCGAGCTCGTCAAAAGAAATACATCAGCCCAAATTCTACCTTGATGACATCATTTGCTCCTGGTCAGCTGACACCACCATTAATGGAGGATCTCCAATACACAACCTATATGTCCCCAGATGCACCCCTCTACAATACACTGACTTATATGGATG TCCAAACTCCAGACCCCCTATTACTTCAGCCACTTATATCCCATTCGCTGACACAACTGCCAGTGAGCCGTGCCTGA